In Microbacterium sp. SLBN-146, one genomic interval encodes:
- a CDS encoding aldehyde dehydrogenase family protein, with the protein MSFLEYAPAPESRAILNLRDEYGLFIDGEFRAGTGESFATISPADESHIATISAASDADVDAAVAAARRAYDKVWSRMSGRDRGKYLFRIARLVQERARELAVAESLDNGKPIKESRDVDVPLVAAWFFYYAGWADKLDHAGLGANPRALGVAGQVIPWNFPLLMLAWKVAPALAAGNTVVLKPAETTSLTALLFAEILQQADLPAGVVNIVTGAGATGAAIVRHPDVDKVAFTGSTAVGREIAKSVAGTSKKVTLELGGKAANIIFDDAPIEQAVDGIVTGIFFNQGQVCCAGSRLVVQESIHDEVVERLKARLSTLRLGDPLDKNTDIGAINSREQLERVRELSRIGEAEGAERWTADCAIPDQGFWFAPTIFTNVQASHRIARDEIFGPVLSVLTFRTPDEAIAKANNTPYGLSAGVWSEKGSRILAVADRLRAGVVWANTFNRFDPASPFGGYKESGYGREGGKHGLLAYLKGGAA; encoded by the coding sequence ATGAGCTTCCTCGAATACGCACCCGCGCCGGAGTCCCGCGCGATCCTGAACCTCCGAGACGAGTACGGACTGTTCATCGACGGCGAGTTCCGCGCCGGCACCGGCGAGTCCTTCGCGACCATCTCGCCGGCCGATGAGTCTCACATCGCGACGATCTCCGCGGCATCCGATGCAGATGTCGACGCGGCGGTCGCCGCCGCGCGCCGCGCGTACGACAAGGTCTGGTCGCGCATGAGCGGTCGCGACCGGGGGAAGTACCTCTTCCGCATCGCGCGTCTCGTCCAGGAGCGCGCCCGGGAGCTCGCCGTGGCCGAGAGCCTCGACAACGGCAAGCCCATCAAGGAGAGCCGCGACGTCGATGTGCCACTCGTAGCGGCCTGGTTCTTTTACTACGCAGGATGGGCCGACAAGCTCGATCACGCGGGTCTCGGCGCGAATCCTCGTGCTCTGGGCGTCGCGGGTCAGGTCATCCCCTGGAACTTCCCGCTGCTGATGCTCGCGTGGAAGGTCGCCCCGGCCCTCGCCGCCGGCAACACCGTTGTGCTGAAGCCGGCCGAGACGACCTCCCTCACGGCGCTGCTCTTCGCGGAGATCCTGCAGCAAGCCGATCTTCCCGCCGGCGTGGTGAACATCGTGACAGGCGCGGGAGCGACCGGCGCCGCGATCGTCCGGCATCCCGACGTCGACAAGGTCGCCTTCACGGGCTCGACAGCCGTGGGTCGCGAGATCGCCAAATCGGTCGCGGGGACGAGCAAGAAGGTCACGCTCGAGCTCGGCGGCAAGGCGGCGAACATCATCTTCGACGACGCTCCCATCGAGCAGGCCGTCGACGGCATAGTCACCGGCATCTTCTTCAATCAGGGCCAGGTGTGCTGCGCGGGGAGCCGTCTCGTCGTGCAGGAGTCGATCCACGACGAGGTCGTCGAACGCCTCAAGGCGCGTCTGTCGACCCTGCGGCTGGGCGACCCGCTCGACAAGAACACCGACATCGGGGCGATAAATTCGCGCGAGCAGCTCGAGCGCGTTCGCGAATTGAGCCGCATCGGCGAGGCAGAGGGCGCTGAACGGTGGACGGCGGACTGTGCGATCCCCGATCAGGGATTCTGGTTCGCGCCGACCATCTTCACGAACGTGCAGGCGAGTCATCGCATCGCGCGCGACGAGATCTTCGGACCCGTCCTGTCCGTTCTGACGTTCCGCACGCCGGACGAAGCCATCGCGAAGGCCAACAACACGCCGTACGGGCTGTCGGCCGGAGTGTGGAGCGAGAAGGGCTCGCGCATCCTCGCCGTCGCGGACCGCCTGCGGGCGGGCGTCGTCTGGGCGAACACGTTCAACCGCTTCGACCCGGCGAGTCCGTTCGGCGGCTACAAAGAGTCCGGCTACGGCCGGGAAGGCGGCAAGCACGGCCTTCTGGCCTACCTGAAGGGGGGAGCGGCGTGA
- the deoC gene encoding deoxyribose-phosphate aldolase: MSRTDLQTLPERAVELLGGEPDDTTLRRYLHGLSGVDAVGLEQRAADLGTRSIKTSSKAWALDKVVELIDLTTLEGADTPGKVRSLVAKALNPDASDQTCPRVAAVCVYGDMVPYAVDALGEAHGDPDDGGVSVAAVATAFPSGRASLDIKLADTAEAVAEGADEIDMVIDRGAFLSGRYGLVYDQIARVKQACRREDGTSASLKVILETGELKTYDNIKRASWLAILAGGDFIKTSTGKVQPAATLPTTLLMLEVVRDWHRATGEKIGVKPAGGIRTSKDALKYLVTVAETVGEEWLQPHLFRFGASSLLNDVLRQRQKLTTGHYTGTDYVTID, from the coding sequence ATGAGCCGAACCGATCTCCAGACGCTGCCAGAGCGCGCCGTCGAACTCCTCGGCGGCGAGCCCGACGACACGACCCTCAGGCGCTATCTCCATGGTCTGTCGGGTGTCGACGCGGTCGGACTCGAGCAGCGTGCGGCGGATCTCGGCACCCGCTCCATCAAGACCTCCTCCAAGGCCTGGGCGCTCGACAAGGTCGTCGAGCTCATCGACCTCACGACCCTCGAGGGTGCGGACACCCCCGGCAAGGTCCGCTCCCTCGTCGCGAAGGCGCTCAATCCGGATGCCTCGGACCAGACCTGTCCGCGCGTCGCCGCCGTCTGCGTATACGGAGACATGGTGCCGTATGCCGTCGACGCGCTGGGTGAAGCGCACGGGGATCCCGATGACGGCGGCGTGAGCGTCGCGGCCGTCGCCACGGCGTTCCCGAGCGGGCGGGCATCCCTCGACATCAAGCTCGCCGACACGGCCGAGGCCGTTGCCGAGGGTGCCGACGAGATCGACATGGTCATCGACCGCGGCGCCTTCCTGTCGGGTCGCTACGGTCTCGTCTACGACCAGATCGCCCGCGTCAAGCAGGCCTGCCGCCGCGAGGACGGCACGTCGGCGTCGCTCAAGGTGATCCTCGAGACGGGCGAGTTGAAGACCTACGACAACATCAAGCGGGCGTCGTGGCTCGCGATCCTCGCGGGCGGTGACTTCATCAAGACGTCGACCGGCAAGGTGCAGCCCGCCGCGACGCTCCCGACGACACTGCTCATGCTCGAGGTCGTCCGCGACTGGCACCGTGCGACAGGGGAGAAGATCGGCGTGAAGCCCGCCGGCGGCATCCGCACGTCGAAGGATGCTCTCAAGTACCTCGTCACGGTCGCCGAGACGGTGGGCGAAGAGTGGCTCCAGCCGCACCTGTTCCGTTTCGGAGCATCGAGCCTGCTCAACGATGTGCTGCGTCAGCGGCAGAAGCTCACGACCGGTCACTACACCGGCACCGACTACGTCACGATCGACTGA
- a CDS encoding bifunctional riboflavin kinase/FAD synthetase produces MIVFRDPAEVPPGFGPSVVAIGKFDGVHSGHRAVIDRARVDAATGRARVVAVTFDRNPLALLRPDLCPPNVIGVHQKLQMLAETGVDATLMLTFDRALADLSPREFVEHVLVGALGVTIVLVGSDFRFGRGGAGTPETLRDLGDELGFEVEIVEDVRAIEGGRRVSSTWIRELLAEGDVATASRLLGRAPAVWGEVVHGLKRGRELGYPTANLSTELEGFVPADGVYAGWLIDEGSADGLRPGIRYPAAISIGTNPTFDDVVARQVEAHVLDETDLDLYGHRVEVQFTDRVRGMVAFEGVEALKAQMADDIDKVRETLT; encoded by the coding sequence GTGATCGTCTTCCGCGATCCCGCTGAGGTGCCTCCCGGCTTCGGACCGTCGGTCGTCGCGATCGGCAAGTTCGACGGTGTCCACTCGGGGCACCGTGCAGTGATCGACAGGGCGCGAGTGGATGCCGCGACGGGCCGTGCTCGCGTCGTCGCGGTCACCTTCGATCGCAATCCGCTTGCACTCCTCCGTCCAGACCTCTGTCCGCCGAACGTGATCGGCGTGCACCAGAAGCTCCAGATGCTCGCCGAGACGGGCGTGGACGCGACGCTCATGCTGACGTTCGACCGCGCTCTCGCCGACCTGTCGCCCCGCGAGTTCGTGGAGCACGTGCTCGTCGGCGCGCTGGGAGTGACGATCGTTCTGGTCGGGAGCGACTTCCGATTCGGGCGGGGTGGAGCCGGCACTCCCGAGACGCTGCGCGATCTGGGCGACGAGCTCGGCTTCGAGGTGGAGATCGTTGAGGACGTGCGAGCCATCGAGGGAGGCCGCCGCGTCTCCTCGACCTGGATCCGCGAACTCCTCGCCGAGGGCGACGTCGCGACCGCGTCGAGGCTTCTGGGTCGCGCTCCGGCCGTTTGGGGCGAGGTCGTCCACGGGCTGAAACGCGGTCGCGAGCTGGGCTACCCGACAGCGAATCTCTCGACCGAGCTCGAGGGGTTCGTGCCCGCCGACGGCGTCTATGCGGGGTGGCTCATCGACGAGGGATCCGCCGACGGTCTTCGTCCCGGCATCCGGTATCCCGCCGCCATCAGCATCGGGACGAATCCGACCTTCGACGATGTCGTCGCGAGGCAGGTCGAGGCGCACGTCCTCGACGAGACCGACCTCGACCTGTACGGCCACCGCGTGGAGGTGCAGTTCACCGACCGCGTGCGCGGTATGGTCGCGTTCGAGGGCGTCGAGGCTCTCAAGGCGCAGATGGCCGACGACATCGACAAGGTGCGGGAGACGCTGACATGA
- the truB gene encoding tRNA pseudouridine(55) synthase TruB: MPGILLVDKPPGITSHDVVARARRALGTRKVGHAGTLDPMATGLLVLGVDGATRLLTFMVGLDKTYEATIRLGASTDTDDADGAITNVTDAAFLADDAVRAAIEPLTGRISQVPSRVSAIKVQGRRAYDLARAGEEVTLAAREVTVSRFDVLTFRRSTVDATGVVDLDVVVDCSSGTYIRALARDLGASLGVGGHLTALRRTRIGPFSVTDAVSVDDIAGECLIDPAVAASTVLGRIEVSADEARDLRHGKRLSGAAARLPSSPAAAVAPDGGLVGVVEKRGADVKSTMNMPEEKAS; this comes from the coding sequence ATGCCTGGGATCCTGCTCGTCGACAAACCCCCGGGCATCACGAGCCATGACGTGGTGGCGCGTGCGCGCCGCGCTCTGGGGACGCGCAAGGTCGGCCACGCCGGCACGCTCGACCCGATGGCGACGGGTCTCTTGGTGCTCGGAGTGGACGGGGCGACGCGCCTTCTGACCTTCATGGTCGGGCTCGACAAGACGTATGAGGCGACGATCCGTCTCGGCGCATCCACCGATACCGACGACGCCGACGGTGCGATCACGAACGTGACGGATGCCGCGTTCCTCGCCGACGACGCGGTCCGTGCCGCGATCGAGCCGCTCACCGGTCGCATCTCGCAGGTGCCCAGTCGCGTTTCAGCCATCAAGGTCCAAGGGCGGCGCGCCTACGACCTCGCCCGTGCGGGGGAGGAGGTCACGCTCGCCGCGCGCGAGGTGACGGTGTCCCGCTTCGACGTGCTCACCTTCCGGCGGTCGACGGTCGACGCCACCGGCGTCGTCGACCTCGATGTCGTCGTCGACTGCTCGAGCGGCACCTACATCCGCGCCCTCGCGCGCGACCTCGGCGCGTCGCTGGGCGTCGGCGGCCACCTCACTGCCCTCCGACGCACACGCATCGGTCCCTTCTCCGTGACGGATGCCGTGTCCGTCGACGACATCGCGGGGGAGTGCCTGATCGATCCTGCGGTCGCGGCATCCACGGTGCTCGGCCGCATCGAAGTGAGCGCAGACGAAGCACGTGACCTCAGGCACGGGAAGCGCCTGTCGGGCGCGGCGGCGCGTCTGCCGTCGTCGCCGGCCGCGGCAGTGGCGCCGGACGGCGGACTCGTCGGAGTCGTGGAGAAGCGCGGGGCCGATGTGAAGAGCACGATGAACATGCCGGAGGAGAAGGCGTCATGA
- a CDS encoding endonuclease domain-containing protein — protein sequence MGEPGLQARGAQNLASRVRADGGVVPVRALQRAGFSRHQLDRAVAQGVLWRVRKGWVARPDADPELLAAARAGVVLSCITLARRRGLWVLDLDRPHVAAPAHAGGLRASGATVHWAKPVVPRHPDALLDSIENALVLVAGCQPYESALAVWESALNSHLIDRSQMGRMPLPPAARKILSAASPYSDSGLESFVVPRLSWLGVAIVPQVWIAGHRVDFLIGDRLVLQIDGGHHVGAQRTSDISHDARLTLMGYHVIRVGYRQMVDEWHTVQDLVMRAVAQGLHRERPGATRRF from the coding sequence ATGGGCGAGCCGGGGTTGCAAGCGCGTGGAGCGCAGAATCTCGCTTCGCGCGTTCGCGCCGATGGCGGAGTCGTGCCGGTGCGAGCGCTGCAGCGCGCTGGCTTCAGCCGTCATCAGCTCGACCGCGCCGTCGCGCAGGGCGTGCTGTGGCGTGTGCGCAAGGGCTGGGTCGCGCGACCCGACGCCGACCCCGAGCTGCTCGCCGCTGCGCGGGCAGGGGTCGTGCTCTCGTGCATCACGCTCGCGAGGCGGCGGGGTCTCTGGGTGCTCGATCTCGACCGTCCGCATGTCGCGGCCCCCGCCCACGCGGGGGGCCTCCGTGCTTCCGGTGCAACCGTCCATTGGGCGAAGCCCGTCGTTCCGCGGCATCCCGATGCCCTCCTCGATTCGATCGAGAACGCACTCGTCCTCGTGGCGGGCTGTCAGCCTTATGAGTCGGCGCTGGCCGTGTGGGAGTCCGCGCTCAACTCGCATCTCATCGATCGCTCGCAGATGGGTCGGATGCCGCTTCCGCCCGCCGCGCGCAAGATCCTCTCCGCCGCGAGTCCGTACTCCGACTCGGGCCTCGAGTCGTTCGTCGTGCCACGGTTGAGCTGGCTGGGCGTCGCCATCGTTCCGCAAGTGTGGATCGCGGGACACCGCGTCGACTTCCTGATCGGCGACCGCCTCGTCCTGCAGATCGACGGCGGCCACCACGTGGGGGCTCAGCGCACGTCCGACATCTCCCACGATGCCCGCCTGACCCTCATGGGCTATCACGTCATCCGCGTCGGATACCGCCAGATGGTCGACGAGTGGCACACGGTGCAGGACCTCGTGATGCGGGCTGTCGCTCAGGGACTCCATCGAGAACGGCCCGGGGCGACGCGGCGGTTCTGA